The following coding sequences are from one Chloroflexota bacterium window:
- a CDS encoding S1 RNA-binding domain-containing protein, whose translation MLEKEITLSTAETPPDEAWWAAILIDAEAQDRLETIPEEAVAPPLDDDTPIDWKWAEALYKNDEIITLIVTGYNRGGLLVEDERIQGFVPISHIIEITEETNEEQRKEILVAYVDRTLKLKVIECSPKRERVVLSERAALAAPGRRIELLKTLLPGARVSGRVTTITNFGVFIDLGGVEGLIHISELSWGRVSHPSEVLSPDQDIEVHVLNLDQERCRVALSLKRLHPNPWAEASQRYQPGDIAQAVITNIVPYGAFARLSEGLDGLIHVSEMGDNAGKPSEIFSEGQKIQVSILHIDTERQQLGLRLHSL comes from the coding sequence ATGTTAGAAAAAGAAATCACCCTCTCTACTGCTGAAACTCCTCCCGACGAAGCCTGGTGGGCCGCGATCCTCATAGACGCGGAGGCGCAGGATCGGTTGGAAACCATCCCCGAGGAGGCCGTCGCCCCTCCATTGGATGATGACACCCCAATTGACTGGAAATGGGCTGAGGCGCTTTACAAAAACGATGAAATTATCACGCTGATTGTCACCGGATATAATCGCGGGGGTTTGCTGGTGGAAGATGAACGTATTCAGGGTTTTGTGCCCATTTCACATATTATCGAAATCACCGAAGAAACCAACGAAGAACAGCGCAAAGAAATTTTAGTCGCTTACGTGGACCGTACATTAAAACTAAAAGTGATTGAATGTAGCCCCAAACGCGAGCGCGTGGTACTCTCGGAGCGCGCAGCTCTGGCCGCGCCAGGACGACGCATTGAATTGTTAAAAACGCTGCTCCCCGGGGCGCGCGTCTCGGGGCGCGTGACCACAATTACAAATTTTGGCGTCTTCATCGATTTGGGCGGTGTTGAAGGGTTGATCCATATCTCTGAACTCTCCTGGGGGCGTGTCAGCCATCCATCAGAAGTGCTCTCACCCGATCAGGATATTGAAGTCCATGTGCTCAACCTCGATCAGGAACGTTGCCGGGTGGCCTTGAGTCTCAAACGCCTACACCCCAACCCCTGGGCAGAAGCCTCCCAGCGTTACCAGCCCGGCGATATTGCCCAGGCGGTAATTACCAACATAGTGCCCTACGGGGCTTTCGCCCGCCTGAGCGAGGGGCTTGATGGCCTGATCCACGTCTCAGAGATGGGTGATAATGCCGGAAAACCTTCCGAGATTTTTAGCGAGGGCCAGAAGATACAGGTTTCAATCTTGCATATTGACACCGAACGCCAGCAGTTGGGTTTACGGTTGCACTCACTTTAA